One segment of Thermotoga sp. DNA contains the following:
- a CDS encoding FmdB family zinc ribbon protein has product MYRYVCEECGYETTIIHGINESPKVICEECGARMKRTIGRVGIIFKGSGFYTTDSRKSERKKETATSSEKKD; this is encoded by the coding sequence ATGTACAGGTACGTGTGTGAGGAGTGTGGATACGAAACAACGATCATTCATGGAATAAACGAATCGCCTAAGGTCATCTGTGAGGAGTGTGGTGCCAGAATGAAGAGGACGATAGGAAGAGTAGGCATTATATTCAAAGGAAGTGGCTTCTACACCACGGACTCAAGGAAAAGTGAAAGGAAAAAAGAAACGGCCACTTCCTCCGAAAAGAAAGATTAA
- a CDS encoding SPW repeat protein produces MSAKGWIILILAIWLIVSVLIPGISGSKGANLANFLIVGIIFLITGAVSLKDVKIAAWIVLLSGIWLIISAFIPGITGSKGAAITNGIIFGILNLIFSFYLKKKKE; encoded by the coding sequence ATGAGCGCAAAGGGATGGATTATCCTTATCCTGGCCATCTGGTTGATCGTTTCTGTCCTGATTCCGGGTATTTCGGGATCCAAGGGAGCAAATCTGGCAAATTTCCTGATAGTGGGTATTATCTTCTTGATCACGGGGGCAGTGAGTCTGAAAGACGTCAAAATTGCAGCGTGGATCGTTTTGCTCTCAGGGATCTGGCTCATCATTTCCGCGTTCATACCCGGAATAACAGGCTCGAAGGGTGCTGCCATCACGAACGGCATCATTTTTGGAATCCTGAACCTGATTTTCTCGTTCTACCTCAAGAAGAAAAAGGAGTAA
- a CDS encoding diguanylate cyclase, with the protein MKRVLIVDDSKFWRLVVSDIVRKIEKDVETILAENGMEGLQKALKQRPDYFIIDYNMPDFSGIYLSVVLRECEMFRNSGIAILTGSSDTVNQFWAERSGANVFIDKGKKEEIESSLKAFLKQPYRSDKGCELEEIGNVFQIVENRLKREMLEKEILSYLRFTRDERYVVSLLGILFRYFSGFSAFRVLLLSTSEGRVYSLGKPAKKELLRGYLLSKMERPISPSFWSFHGVFSEEGVPSENSYHFVVKDGNSELGVILFEDVENQYLLNLALRNSTSSLSVLFRNLNDFRDYMVASETDSLTQLLNKRVIMKFLEESLRNKRKIAVAMLDIDDFKRINDTFGHPTGDEVLRVIGGMMREIVSAGKVGRYGGEEFMIVFETDDHDLVENTMNRIMKEVRNFDWKKIFSVEKRVTLSGGVAFSRENSSPAELVEEADRKLYEAKRSGKDRFVI; encoded by the coding sequence ATGAAAAGGGTCCTAATAGTCGATGACAGCAAGTTCTGGAGACTGGTGGTATCTGATATTGTGAGAAAGATCGAAAAAGATGTGGAGACCATCCTCGCGGAGAATGGAATGGAAGGTCTTCAGAAGGCATTGAAGCAGAGGCCGGATTACTTCATCATCGATTACAACATGCCTGATTTTTCCGGAATCTATCTTTCCGTTGTCTTGAGAGAATGCGAGATGTTCAGAAACTCTGGAATAGCGATTCTGACGGGATCTTCTGATACGGTGAACCAGTTCTGGGCAGAAAGAAGCGGGGCTAACGTCTTCATCGATAAGGGGAAAAAGGAGGAAATCGAAAGTAGCCTGAAGGCTTTCCTGAAGCAGCCTTACAGATCGGACAAAGGTTGTGAGTTGGAAGAAATCGGAAACGTTTTTCAAATAGTTGAGAACAGACTGAAGAGAGAGATGTTGGAAAAAGAGATCCTATCGTACCTGAGGTTCACCAGGGATGAAAGATACGTTGTCTCGTTGCTGGGGATCCTTTTCAGATACTTTTCCGGGTTCAGTGCGTTCAGGGTGCTTCTTCTCTCAACAAGCGAAGGAAGAGTTTATTCTCTTGGAAAACCTGCGAAAAAAGAACTTTTGAGGGGTTATCTTCTTTCTAAGATGGAAAGGCCAATCTCTCCCTCCTTCTGGTCGTTTCATGGGGTGTTCAGTGAAGAAGGAGTTCCTTCTGAGAACAGCTATCATTTTGTTGTGAAAGATGGGAATTCAGAGCTCGGTGTGATTCTCTTTGAAGATGTGGAAAATCAGTATCTCTTGAATCTTGCTTTGAGAAATTCAACTTCCAGCTTAAGCGTCTTATTTCGGAACCTAAATGACTTTCGGGACTACATGGTCGCCTCGGAGACGGATTCTCTTACCCAGCTGTTGAACAAAAGAGTCATCATGAAGTTCCTCGAGGAGTCTCTCAGAAACAAAAGGAAGATAGCCGTTGCGATGCTGGACATCGATGATTTCAAGAGGATAAACGATACGTTTGGACATCCCACTGGTGATGAGGTATTGAGGGTGATTGGTGGGATGATGAGGGAAATTGTTTCGGCTGGCAAGGTTGGAAGGTACGGTGGAGAAGAGTTTATGATAGTGTTTGAAACTGACGATCACGATCTGGTTGAAAACACTATGAACAGAATTATGAAAGAGGTTCGAAACTTCGACTGGAAAAAGATTTTCAGCGTGGAAAAGAGAGTTACACTGAGCGGTGGAGTGGCTTTTTCTAGAGAGAATTCGTCTCCCGCCGAGTTGGTAGAAGAGGCCGATAGAAAGCTCTACGAAGCCAAGCGTTCTGGAAAGGATCGCTTTGTGATATAA